Below is a window of Candidatus Binatia bacterium DNA.
CCGTCGACCAGCCAGAAGTAGTCCGACGGCGCAAAGAACGACTTGATGTAGGTGAGCAAGAGCAGCTCGCGCCCCGCGCCGGCGGTGCGGCCGAAATGCACGAGACTCGTGTAGTGGTTGCGAAACGACTGCCGCACAAAAGGGTTACCCGCCATCTTGTTGAAGTAGACGTCGTAGTTCCACCACAAAGCGAACCCGCCCCCGGCGATCGCGATCGCACTCACCAGCCCGCGCCGGACCCGGATGGGCAGGGCCGGCGTCAGGGCGTACAGTCGATCGAGAAACATGGCGGCAAACACGGCAACCAACGGCGTGACGCCCTGCATGCGGCGGACATCGAGGTTCTGAACGAATACCGCCGAACCGGCGACCAGGAAGACGAACATGAAGAGGAAGAACAACCCGTAACGGCGGCCGGGATGGAACGCCGCCACGAACAGGCCGCCGACGAAGCACACTGCGGTCAGCGGGTCGAGCATAGGCTCGTTGGGCGCGTTGAACGTATTCGACCCGTCCCCGAAGTGCGAGAAGATACGCGCCGTGTCGCGCACGCGCCGCAGCCGTTGGCGCACGAACTCGGCATGGTCGCTCGTGTAGTAGTTCTTGTTCGACAGCGAACGGATCGCCGCCTCGAAGAAGTAATTCGGCTGGGCGGTGTTGGTCCTCGTGATCACGACGACCGGCGTGACAATCGCCGCCGCCAGCAGCACGACCATTGTGCCCGCAAGGATGTCCCGGCGAAACGCCCACCGCGCCGCCTCGCGGAGCGCCGCCTCGCCGGTCCGCCGCCACCGCCAGGCGTGCCGCAGGGCGAGCAGCGCAAGGAAAACCAGGCTCAGGATCGTCGTTCCGCGGTAACCCGCATACGTGTACAGGGTGTAGCCGCAGAGCAGGCCGATCCACGGCACCAGGGCCAGTCGGCCGCTGCGCGCATACGCCAGCAGCAGGGCGATGTTGGCCACGACGACGATGTTCGTAAGGAAGATGTTGTGGGCGCAGCGGCTGTAAATGAGGTTCCAACTCCCGACCGCAAACAGAAACGTCCCGGCGAGCGCGGCCGGACGTTGCACCATCTGACGCAGCCACAGGTGCATGGGAACGATCGCCAGCAGGCTGAAGACCACGAACGGCAGGCGCAAGCTCTGCATCGTGGTGTCGCCGAACACCCAGAAGCCGAAAGCCGCCAGGTAATGATCCCCCATGAATTCCCACGGTCGCGTGCCGTAGGTAGCGATCTTGTAACCGCCCGCCCCGGTCTGCGGCTCCTCGATGGCGTGCAACGTGTACGGCCCCGGGAATTCGTCGAAGCGGTGGAAGCGCAGGAAGGCGCCGATCGCCAGAATCAGCAGCAGCGCGAACACCTCGCCGCGGCTCCAGCCGAGGTCGTTGCGCCGGGGCGGATCGAAGGCGCCGAACGAGACCGACAGCAGGACGACCCCGGCGAGCAGCACCGCCCCGCCGCGGACGAACCACGTGGCCCATTGCAGCGAGAGGAGACAGACCGCGCCGCCAACCGCCGCCGCACCGATCGCCACCCCGAGGATCGCGGCGGACCGAACGGCGGGGCGGCGCCGCACCGGCGCTGGCCAGACCGGCAGGTCGGCAGACGCCGCACCCAGGAACAACGCAGCGACGGCGGCACCCGCGAGAAACAGCAGGGTGGCACGAGAGTCATCGGGAGAGAGACGGATCTGGTACTGACCGAAGGCCATCGCCGCGACCGCGGCAACGGCTCCTAGCGCGCGCAACATGAATGACCCTACGCGCCCGTCCTCGCCAGCATACGCTCGAGATGGTGCACGATCTTCTCGGCGGCGTGGCCGTCGCCGTACGGATTGGCGGCAGCCACCATTCGCCGGTGCGCAGCCGGGTCGTCGAGCAGCAGTTGCGCCGCTTCGCCGATCGCCGCGCTCCCGGTGCCGACCAGCCGTGCCACGCCGGCCTCGACACCCTCGGGCCGCTCCGTCGTGGTGCGCATCACCAGCACCGGCACGCCGAGCGACGGCGCCTCCTCCTGAATGCCGCCCGAGTCGGTCAGAATGAGGTAGGCCCGGCGCAAGAGATCGATGAAGGGCAGGTAATCCAGAGGTTCGGTCAGGATCACCCGCGGATGGTCGTGCAGCAACGCCCGCACCGGCCGTTGCACGTTCGGGTTCAGGTGTACCGGATACAGAACGACGACATCGTCGTTGCGCTCCGCGATCGTTCGCAGCGCCGCACAGATGTTTCGCAGGCCCTCGCCGAAGCTCTCACGGCGATGGCCGGTGACGACGATCAGCCGTCGCCCCGCGGCAAGCTCCGGCGGGAGCAGAGACTCGGGCAGCTCGCCCTGTCGTTCGAGGCGCGCCAGCATCTCGTGCAGCGCATCGACGATGGTGTTGCCGGTGAGCACGATGCCGTCGGCGGGCACCCCTTCGCGGGCCAGATTGGCGGCGGCACGCGGTGTCGGCGCGAAATGCCACGATGCCAGGTCCGTCGTCAGGCGCCGGTTCATTTCTTCCGGGAAGGGATTGTACCGGTCATCGGTGCGCAGCCCGGCCTCGACATGGCCGGTCGGGACGCGAACATAGTAGCCGGCGAGAGCGGCCGCGAACGCCGTCGTCGTGTCGCCCTGCACCAGAATGGCGGCCGGCCGTTCGCGCGCCAGCACCGGCTCCAGAGCGCCGAGCAGCCGCGCCGTCAGCGTAAACAACGTCTGGTCGCTTTGCATGACGGCGAGATCGTGGTCCGGGCGGAGGTCGAACACCGACAGCATCTGATCGAGCATTTCGCGGTGCTGACCCGTAACGCACACGCAGGGTCGGAGCGACCGCGAACGGGCGAGTGCGTGCACCACCGGGGCGAGCTTGATTGCCTCGGGCCGGGTCCCGAAAACAACCATGACCGTGCGTTTCATCGTCCCGTCCATGCCGCAGCGCGCCCCCGCGGGTATAGCAAAGCGGAACCAAAGGCAATGCCGATCAAAGCCGGCCAAGCCGCCGTGCCGCGAACACCACGCGCTCCATATCGAGGTGCCGCTCCATGCAGTGGTAATAGGGACACTTTGCCCCCAGACACTTCGGGCAGAGCAGATCGACCGCCGGCGTCAACACTTCGACCCGGTCGCCGAGCGGTCGCCACCGCACCGGCGCCGCCGATCGCAAAGGCGAATACAGCGCCACGGTCGGCGTCCCGACCGCCGCGGCAAGATGGGTCGGCCCGGTCGAGCTACCCACATAGAGCCGACTACGCCGCAGCAGGGCCGCGAGTTGCACCACCGTCAGCCGCCCACCCAGATCGACAGCCGCCGCACCGATGGCTGCCGCCACCGCGGCAGTCAGCGCCTTCTCCGACGCGCCGCCGGTGACAGCCAGACGCCACCCGTCCGCCGCCAGACGGCGGCCCAACTCGCCGTACTGCGTCGAAGACCAGTTCAGATTCGATCCCGCACTGCCGGGGTGCAGAACCGCGAACGCCGCCCCGGCGAGACCGGTTTCCCGCAGCAGGGCCTCCACGGCGGTAGCGTCCTCGGCCGTCACCTGCCACTCGAATGGGCGGACCTTCACCGGACCGATCCCGAGCGGGGCAAGGAGATTTACGTTGTACTGGCTCTCGTGTTTCCACGGGGGGCGGCGCCGGTGCTCGCGGACGCGGCGGTTGAAAAGGAACGAATAGGCGCGAAACGCGGTACCGACCCGCACGGGTATGCCCGCCAACCACACCGCCAACGCCAGCCGCGGCGTCGGGTGTACGACGACCGCCGCATCGCAGCGCAGCACCCTTAACTGCCGTACCAGTGGACCCAGACCGCGCAGGCGCGAGCCCTTGGCCTCGTGCGGATCGATCTCCACGCGATCCACCCGCGCGTGGTGACGCGCCGCCTCGACGTTCGCTTTCGACGCCAGCACGGTGACCCGACATTGCGGCCACGCCGCCTTGACGACATCGACCATCGGCAACGTCAGCAACATGTCGCCGAGGTGATCGGTGCGCAGCAGCAGCACGTGCCGCAACGCAGCGACCGTCACGGCGCCTCCGCGTATCGGCTCAGGCGCGCCCGCCAACCCGCCGGCCACTGGGCGCGGCCCGTGCCGGGAACCAACTCGAAGTTGCGCCGTTCGCCAATACGAAAGCCGAGCACGTAGTTTTCCAACACCGTGAGCGCCTGGATGCCGAACCGATCGTGCTTGTGCCCCGCCGGCGCCGACGGCAGCACCGTCCAGTCCTGAGCGGCGACCCGCGCCCGCATGAGCGCCGGGTGTGAGCCGCGGAACCTCCGCAGGCCCCGCAGGCGGCCGTAGCGATACTCGGGGCGCTCGGCCTCGTCGGCGTTGCCGGCGGCCGCCGATCCGAAATAAGCCTCTCGAAAGGCCCGTGCCTTGCGGTTCAGGTTGCGCGGCGGCCGCACCCAGCCGTAGTGGTAGATGCAGGCACCGGTGGGGGCGACCCGCAGCTTGCGGCCTGCAATCCGAAAGCCCTGCGCATCGTGCCACGAACGCACGCCGACACCGGTGCGCACGACGCGCACTTCGTGACCGTACCAGTTGTGCGAGGTCTGGATGTGCCCGTAGTCGCCGAAAAAGTGCAGGTACGCAAACAGCAGTCCCTCGACCCGTGGATCGGCGCCGTGGCGGTCCATGGCGTCGCGGATGAGCGACAGGTCCCGTTCGTGTACGACCTCGTCGGCCTGAAGGTAGAAGGCCCAGTCGCCCGTGCAGGCGTCGAGCGCGATGTCGGTTTGCTGGGCGAATATGCCGCCCCGCTTGTAGAGGGCCGGGTCCCAGGCGGTCTCGATAATGCGCAGCTTCGGCTCATCCAACGACCGCAGCAAAGCGGTGGTACCGTCGGTCGAGTCGCCGGCCGCGACGACGAATTCGTCGCACAGCGGCAGGATCGAACGAATCGACTCGACCACGGGGTAGTACAGGTCGATCGCGTTGCGCACGAATGTGAAGCCGCTGACCCGCGTACCCGCACCTCCCGCCGTGGCGATAGCGGGGGCCGGGAATGGGGTCAACGGCGCCGGGAGGGCGAGGCCCCCGCCGAGCCGCGTCGAGCCAGGCACACCGGAGCCGCCGGTCACGGGCGAACTTCAAGAGAAAGCGGCGCCGGTAACAGCGGTGCGTGAGGCGCCACCCCGAGGGCGACGATTCTGGTATATACCCCACGATGGCCTTGACTATTGCAGCATGCGTGCTTGCATCGCCGGATGGACCGTGCCCTCGCACCGTTCCTCCGGCGGGATGCGGAACGGAAGATCGTTCTCATCTCCGGGCCGCGCCAGTCCGGGAAGACCACCCTCGCGCGCGGCCTGTTCCCACAGTTCGAGTACTTCAACTACGACGCGCCCGAAGATCGCGTGATTCTGCGGCGCAAGGAGTGGCCGCGGGACACGCCCGTGGTGATCTTCGACGAACTCCACAAGATGAAGGGGTGGAAGTCGTGGATAAAAGGCATCTTCGACCGCGAGGGGATCCCGCCCAGACTGGTCGTTACCGGCAGCGCGCGGCTCGATCTTGCGCGGAGGGTCGGCGACTCGCTCGCGGGGCGTCATTTCCTGTTCCGGCTGCACCCGTTCAGCCTCAAAGAGCTGCGCGGCGCTCTGCCGCGCGAGGAATCATTTCAGCGCCTCCTCCACCTCGGCGGTTTTCCCGAGCCGTTCCTGGAGAACGATCCCACCTTTTACCAGCGCTGGCGCCGTGCGCACAGCGACATCATCTTGCGGCAGGATCTGCTCGACCTTGAACAGGTGCGGCACATTCAGGGCCTGGAGACGCTCGTGGAGCTCCTGCGCTCGCGCGTCGGGTCGACGGTCTCCTATCGATCGCTGGCGCGCGATCTCGAGCGCGATGCGACGACGGTCAAGCGTTGGCTAACGCTCCTGGAGAACCTCTACCTGGTGTTTCGCGTGACCCCGTGGCATCGCAATGTCGCACGGTCACTGCTCAAAGAGCCGAAGTTCTACTTCTACGACAACGGCCAGGTACACGGTGACGACGGCGCCCGTCTCGAAAACCTGGTTGCCTGTGCGCTCCTGCGCGAGATCGAGTGGATGGAGGACATCGGCGGGCGCAAGGCGACGCTCCATTTTCTGCGGACGAAGGACGGGAGGGAGATCGACTTCCTGGTCGTCATCGACGGCTGGCCGGCGCTGATGGTCGAGGCGAAGTGGAAAGAGGATGCGCCGAGTCCCCATTTCGCTTCGTTTTCGCGGTTTCTCGGGAGCCGTCCTCAACAGGTGCAGGTCGTGGCGACACTCACGCGACGCAAGCAAACCGCGAGCGGCGTGCGCATTGAACCGGCTGCGCAGTGGCTCGAGAGCCTGGAGTTGCCGCTGTCCGAATCACCGGCGTGATCAGGAGCCCGGACGGACAAGAAGTGCATCGCCGCTCAGCTTCGGGAGGGCGAGGCTCCCGCCGAGCCGTGTTCTGATGGCGGCCCCGCGGGAGCCTCGCCCTCCCGCGACGAAACGTGCCGTCACCCTATTCCCCCTCCCGCGGAATCGCGGGAGAGAGGACGCGGATGGGCACGCCGATCGAGGAGCGCATGCGCGGCCTCGACCACAGCATCCACTCGCACCGCGGCGAGATCTTGCGGATCGGCCGGCGCGGCCGGGAACAAGGCTGCCTGCCGCGGATCGTCGCTGTCGACCCAGACCAGATGGTCGCCGCGCTTGATTACCGTCACCGTCGGGCAGCCCACCGCCGCGGCGATGTGCTTCGGCCCGCCGTCGTTGCCGATCCACAGATCGCAAAGCTCGTACAGGGCACCCAGTTGCGCCAGCGTCGTCGGCCCGTAGTCCCACAGTGCCGGCGCAGATCGCATCTTCTCGACGACCCCTCGCACCTGCTCGATCTGGCCGGGGCCGTTGGTCAACACCACCTGCGCGCGGTCGCGCTCGGCCAACTCGTCGGCCAGCGCCGCGAAGTACCGGTCGGGCCACCGCTTGCGCGGCGCCTTGGCGACCACCGACATCGCAACCACCGGCCGCTCCGACCGCAGCCTCGCGCCGGCCATGACACCGGCCGCCCAGACGCGGTCGTCGTCGGTCACCGGCAGAGCGAGTCGCACGCCGTCCGCCGCGGGAACGCCGACCGCCGCCGCGACCCGCAACGCCTTGCGCGCGAAATACACGGGATCGTCCCAGCCATCGACGAGATGGGTGTAAAACGCGTCGCGCACCCAGCGTTTACGCCACCCCACCCGCACCGGCGCCAGCGTCGCAAAAGCCCACGCCGCCGTGCGCGAACTGGCTTGCAGGTCGAAGACCGCGTCGTAACGCCGCCGGCGACAGGCCGCCGCCCATTCCACCCAGGCGCGCAAACCGCCGTGCGCCGGCACGAGCCGATCGATGTGCGCGTTGCCGCGCAGGGCGGCGTCGAACTCCGGCTGCACGAGGACGTCGATTTCCGCCGCCGGCAGCGCGACGCGAAGAGCCCGCAGCACCGGCGTAGTCAGGAGTGTGTCTCCCAATCGACGCAAGCGGATCGCCAGGATGCGGCGCGTTGACAACGGCAGCCTGTCGACGGCCTCCACACCCCGCTCCTTCATTCCTCCGGAATGCGATTCTGCCACCACAATCGGCGAATCTCGTCTTCACCCCAGTACTGGCGGAGAGGCACGAACTGCTCCGTCGG
It encodes the following:
- a CDS encoding glycosyltransferase family 2 protein gives rise to the protein MTGGSGVPGSTRLGGGLALPAPLTPFPAPAIATAGGAGTRVSGFTFVRNAIDLYYPVVESIRSILPLCDEFVVAAGDSTDGTTALLRSLDEPKLRIIETAWDPALYKRGGIFAQQTDIALDACTGDWAFYLQADEVVHERDLSLIRDAMDRHGADPRVEGLLFAYLHFFGDYGHIQTSHNWYGHEVRVVRTGVGVRSWHDAQGFRIAGRKLRVAPTGACIYHYGWVRPPRNLNRKARAFREAYFGSAAAGNADEAERPEYRYGRLRGLRRFRGSHPALMRARVAAQDWTVLPSAPAGHKHDRFGIQALTVLENYVLGFRIGERRNFELVPGTGRAQWPAGWRARLSRYAEAP
- a CDS encoding glycosyltransferase family 9 protein, coding for MTVAALRHVLLLRTDHLGDMLLTLPMVDVVKAAWPQCRVTVLASKANVEAARHHARVDRVEIDPHEAKGSRLRGLGPLVRQLRVLRCDAAVVVHPTPRLALAVWLAGIPVRVGTAFRAYSFLFNRRVREHRRRPPWKHESQYNVNLLAPLGIGPVKVRPFEWQVTAEDATAVEALLRETGLAGAAFAVLHPGSAGSNLNWSSTQYGELGRRLAADGWRLAVTGGASEKALTAAVAAAIGAAAVDLGGRLTVVQLAALLRRSRLYVGSSTGPTHLAAAVGTPTVALYSPLRSAAPVRWRPLGDRVEVLTPAVDLLCPKCLGAKCPYYHCMERHLDMERVVFAARRLGRL
- a CDS encoding glycosyltransferase family 9 protein, giving the protein MEAVDRLPLSTRRILAIRLRRLGDTLLTTPVLRALRVALPAAEIDVLVQPEFDAALRGNAHIDRLVPAHGGLRAWVEWAAACRRRRYDAVFDLQASSRTAAWAFATLAPVRVGWRKRWVRDAFYTHLVDGWDDPVYFARKALRVAAAVGVPAADGVRLALPVTDDDRVWAAGVMAGARLRSERPVVAMSVVAKAPRKRWPDRYFAALADELAERDRAQVVLTNGPGQIEQVRGVVEKMRSAPALWDYGPTTLAQLGALYELCDLWIGNDGGPKHIAAAVGCPTVTVIKRGDHLVWVDSDDPRQAALFPAAPADPQDLAAVRVDAVVEAAHALLDRRAHPRPLSRDSAGGGIG
- the wecB gene encoding UDP-N-acetylglucosamine 2-epimerase (non-hydrolyzing), whose protein sequence is MKRTVMVVFGTRPEAIKLAPVVHALARSRSLRPCVCVTGQHREMLDQMLSVFDLRPDHDLAVMQSDQTLFTLTARLLGALEPVLARERPAAILVQGDTTTAFAAALAGYYVRVPTGHVEAGLRTDDRYNPFPEEMNRRLTTDLASWHFAPTPRAAANLAREGVPADGIVLTGNTIVDALHEMLARLERQGELPESLLPPELAAGRRLIVVTGHRRESFGEGLRNICAALRTIAERNDDVVVLYPVHLNPNVQRPVRALLHDHPRVILTEPLDYLPFIDLLRRAYLILTDSGGIQEEAPSLGVPVLVMRTTTERPEGVEAGVARLVGTGSAAIGEAAQLLLDDPAAHRRMVAAANPYGDGHAAEKIVHHLERMLARTGA
- a CDS encoding ATP-binding protein, encoding MDRALAPFLRRDAERKIVLISGPRQSGKTTLARGLFPQFEYFNYDAPEDRVILRRKEWPRDTPVVIFDELHKMKGWKSWIKGIFDREGIPPRLVVTGSARLDLARRVGDSLAGRHFLFRLHPFSLKELRGALPREESFQRLLHLGGFPEPFLENDPTFYQRWRRAHSDIILRQDLLDLEQVRHIQGLETLVELLRSRVGSTVSYRSLARDLERDATTVKRWLTLLENLYLVFRVTPWHRNVARSLLKEPKFYFYDNGQVHGDDGARLENLVACALLREIEWMEDIGGRKATLHFLRTKDGREIDFLVVIDGWPALMVEAKWKEDAPSPHFASFSRFLGSRPQQVQVVATLTRRKQTASGVRIEPAAQWLESLELPLSESPA